One stretch of Psilocybe cubensis strain MGC-MH-2018 chromosome 6, whole genome shotgun sequence DNA includes these proteins:
- a CDS encoding LysM domain-containing protein (LysM domain-containing protein ARB_05157), producing MAARAVCLYLHIFLPLLLFLGVVEGSDFHQKLRGKDKAHNDAFHSGLLKQLADSRKGTTGTNDTIASTHKSLDLEVPNAFITFATDAVVGLQIYTADTLPTNPAPSTACASALTATIPYDLDLVCTNDCLVGLESYRAGVVSACGNYVVTDSSNNQYPPTLALDYVSGPYTVQCLKDPVSGAFCGPIIKSYNTTNGLLSLPTSQLCTYCTLETLNATLSNPTSYSVDLAGLLTSAITTCGANFNNYNVTTAPSDQVVLSVPFGVNATDAPTIDCTLTGRNITASQATTCAGVAAQYSVSEYDVFSSNPSLNADCTIPAGSVLCIPQQCTTYTIAVNDTCQSVAKLAGKVPGTNFDITASQIQSFNPDLGTYCQLMSLRVGKKICLSPNGGWPSVGATTDGNPSGTPTAVAPIPTPTVSGTTSACGRYYLVKDGDICQTVCLANSITFSDFLILNPEVDANCTNLWLGYNYCVAPYPPLSTITAAPLPTTNYTSATIFSYPVPTANYTITYTTSRVTAAGVAAPTNIADGTRPVACGGYYDIQAGDTLDSVTALVGVNASLLATWNLELASGSLPPVGSAICILFPEGNYTLPVAPRPANAYANAITSCAQFYTVQSGDGCGSIESSFALTNSQFDQLNPGLTSDCTNLVLGLAYCVLPTVPFSPPSSTGPPDNVAPGTITDGCTSYYTVQSGDTCSVMENNFNITLTQITTWNPEINSQCTNIQLGLAYCVASSSSPPSTGPPSNVAPGTITDGCTTYYTVVSGDSCSAIESNYDITFTQLITWNPEINSQCTNIQVGLAYCVASNSPPSSGGPPSNVAPGTITTGCTSYYTVVSGDTCSAIESRFGITMTQLTAWNPEINSQCTNIQLGLAYCVASSSSGTSPTGPPENLASGSLSNCTSYHTVVSGDSCAAMESTAQIAAADFFRWNPEVSTDCSNILVGEAYCVGGGGNPCQKFYVVQPGDFCFAITQSQQITQQQLNALNPFLDSNCDLSVGESLCVG from the exons ATGGCGGCACGGGCAGTATGTCTCTATCTGCATATCTTCCTTCCCTTGCTACTTTTCCTGGGAGTCGTCGAAGGTTCTGATTTTCATCAAAAGCTCAGGGGGAAAGATAAAGCACACAATGATGCCTTTCATTCTGGTCTTCTCAAACAGCTCGCCGACTCGCGAAAAGGTACCACTGGAACCAACGATACTATTGCATCAACACACAAATCTTTGGATCTAGAAGTGCCCAATGCTTTCATCACGTTCGCGACAGATGCCGTCGTTGGTTTACAGATCTACACTGCGGATACCCTCCCAACGAACCCAGCACCCTCCACTGCGTGTGCATCCGCATTGACAGCAACCATCCCAT ATGACCTCGACCTCGTCTGCACCAATGACTGCCTTGTTGGCTTGGAGTCATATCGTGCTGGGGTCGTTTCTGCATGCGGAAATTATGTGGTAACTGATTCCAGCAATAATCAATACCCTCCAACACTTGCTCTCGACTATGTCAGCGGTCCATACACTGTGCAGTGCCTCAAGGATCCAGTCAGTGGGGCCTTCTGTGGCCCAATTATCAAGTCGTATAATACCACAAATGGCCTTTTGTCACTACCGACAAGCCAACTTTGCACATATTGTACACTCGAGACTTTGAACGCTACACTATCTAATCCGACAAGTTATTCCGTCGACTTGGCAGGCCTCTTGACAAGCGCAATCACCACGTGCGGAGC CAACTTTAACAACTACAATGTAACGACCGCCCCAAGCGACCAAGTGGTGTTGTCCGTTCCCTTTGGTGTGAATGCGACGGATGCACCAACAATTGATTGTACGCTCACTGGGAGAAATATCACGGCCAGTCAGGCAACGACTTGTGCTGGCGTTGCTGCCCAGTACAGTGTCAGTGAATACGACGTCTTCTCGTCAAATCCGTCGTTGAATGCCGACTGCACAATCCCTGCAGGCTCTGTGCTGTGCATCCCCCAGCAATGTACTACATATACCATTGCAGTCAACGACACATGCCAGTCGGTCGCCAAGCTGGCAGGCAAAGTACCTGGGACCAACTTTGATATCACTGCGTCGCAAATCCAATCCTTCAACCCCGACCTTGGGACATACTGCCAGCTCATGTCACTTCGCGTTGGGAAAAAGATTTGTTTGAGTCCTAATGGAGGGTGGCCATCCGTGGGGGCAACCACCGATGGAAACCCATCTGGCACGCCAACGGCAGTCGCCCCTATCCCAACGCCAACTGTGAGCGGCACAACCTCTGCCTGTGGTCGATATTATTTGGTGAAAGATGGTGATATCTGCCAAACAGTATGTTTGGCAAACTCCATCACTTTCAGTGACTTCCTAATTCTTAATCCCG AGGTTGATGCCAACTGTACCAACTTGTGGCTGGGATATAACTATTGTGTAGCCCCTTATCCGCCGCTTTCGACTATTACTGCTGCACCGTTGCCTACCACAAACTATACCAGTGCGACTATCTTTAGCTATCCTGTCCCAACAGCAAATTATACCATAACGTATACAACTAGTCGTGTCACTGCCGCTGGAGTTGCCGCTCCAACGAACATCGCTGATGGAACTCGTCCGGTCGCATGTGGAGGTTATTATGATATCCAG GCGGGAGACACTCTGGACTCTGTCACAGCACTAGTTGGTGTAAATGCTTCTCTCCTTGCGACTTGGAATCTTGAGCTCGCCAGTGGCTCCTTACCACCTGTTGGATCCGCTATTTGCATATTGTTCCCAGAGGGGAATTATACCCTACCTGTGGCCCCACGCCCGGCAAACGCATATGCTAATGCAATTACATCCTGCGCACAATTCTACACTGTTCAATCAGGCGATGGGTGCGGGTCAATCGAGAGCTCCTTCGCGCTGACGAATTCACAATTCGATCAGTTGAATCCCGGTTTAACAAGTGACTGTACCAACCTTGTGCTTGGCCTTGCCTACTGCGTTCTTCCAACTGTCCCCTTCTCGCCACCAAGTTCAACTGGACCGCCAGATAATGTTGCACCTGGAACCATCACGGATGGATGTACATCGTACTACACAGTTCAATCAGGCGATACTTGCAGCGTCATGGAAAACAACTTCAACATTACATTAACCCAAATAACCACGTGGAATCCTGAAATCAACAGTCAATGCACCAACATTCAATTAGGCCTTGCATACTGTGTGGCTTCCAGTTCGTCCCCTCCTTCCACCGGGCCTCCTAGCAATGTGGCACCTGGAACGATCACAGATGGGTGCACAACGTATTACACCGTTGTGTCGGGCGATTCTTGTTCCGCCATAGAAAGCAATTACGACATCACGTTCACCCAGCTCATAACGTGGAATCCTGAAATTAACAGCCAATGCACGAACATCCAAGTAGGCCTAGCATATTGCGTCGCGTCCAATTCGCCACCTTCATCCGGTGGTCCTCCTAGCAATGTTGCACCGGGAACAATCACTACTGGATGCACATCATATTATACTGTTGTTTCTGGGGATACATGCTCAGCCATCGAAAGCAGGTTTGGCATTACCATGACACAACTCACTGCGTGGAACCCTGAAATCAATAGCCAGTGTACCAACATTCAACTCGGTCTGGCGTACTGTGTCGCATCAAGTTCTTCAGGCACATCACCCACAGGCCCTCCAGAAAACCTTGCCAGCGGCTCATTAAGCAACTGCACAAGCTACCACACTGTCGTTTCAGGAGACAGTTGCGCTGCAATGGAGTCCACTGCCCAAATCGCTGCTGCCGATTTCTTCAGGTGGAACCCGGAGGTTTCGACTGATTGCTCAAATATCCTTGTTGGTGAGGCATACTGCGTTGGCGGTGGAGGTAATCCCTGCCAGAAATTCTATGTGGTGCAACCTGGCGATTTCTGCTTTGCCATTACTCAGAGTCAACAGATCACTCAGCAGCAGTTGAACGCCTTGAATCCGTTTTTAGATTCTAACTGTGATTTAAGTGTGGGCGAAAGTCTGTGCGTTGGTTAA